Proteins from a single region of Pyrus communis chromosome 6, drPyrComm1.1, whole genome shotgun sequence:
- the LOC137736899 gene encoding disease resistance protein RPV1-like, with the protein MACLANQAASSSFSISNPYTYDVFLSFRGEDTRNNFTGHLNSALRQKGISTFIDDGIGRGENISASLLRAIEDSRISIVVFSENYAESKWCLDELEKILECKKSKQQMVRPIFYKVDPSDVRNQRGSYGEALAQHERKFKDDIEKVHRWREALSEAANLSGWPFLDGHESQFIHMIVEEISGEVLHQTCLDVATYPVGLESCIQEMEKFLDVGGEGVRMVGIWGTGGIGKTTIAKAVYNSIASKFDGGCFLANVRENSMTCGDVVQLQETLLAEILRGKGLKVSSVDRGVELIKKRLGNKKVLLILDDVDQLEQLNKLARGSDWFGSGSRIIITTRDKHLLTAHQVHFVYEVKVLDDQKALELFSWNAFKTSQPPNGYVELARCAVHYVQGLPLALIVLGSHLCGRSADQWLGTIDSYKRASNKQIHEVLKISYSGLEVLVKEVFLDIACFFKGYDVAYVTEILQCCDLNPTIGIQLLVEKALITIDGTRILMHDLLEEMGKEIVRQESPNEPGKRSRLWFHEDVYRVLTENTGTNTVKGIMVKVPEPYNQICLNAKSFSKMKNLKFFLNCDALFSGDFDYLSNELRWLDWPKCSLRSLPSNFHPKKLYKLDTPRSCITRLWEGFKAFPNLKHMNFQRCEFLEKIPDLTGIPNLVALNLEYCTSLVEVHPSVGFLDKLVALRLRSCSNLVIFPRRMSLKSLEVIDLGNCFRLEHFPVIVGMMETLRYMNLEGTAIKELHSSIGYLIGVEELYLSNCEYLTTLPSSIYELRNLKVLELRCCKKLQEIPELPPHIRWLIANDGESFEGFSKFPIYKIQTLNQASYGEDCASYGEDCAYPGSICEFSFEIPATVQLEKAGLALCAVFELTPHESIAWRFGVTISVSNACLNRNYEFSSCSRETTSTHLWIKHIPLRTGIEARILETQARFRPHTCRVRFYFKRGTQPVWLRICNASLVIVCDQDDFDYGMAVGDNYQREQKTSLFMKIDNINVGHHQEAIVLMKQDDINVHHEKVCPQKRKKFEEPMHPRKKKHE; encoded by the exons ATGGCTTGTCTGGCCAATCAAGCagcttcttcctctttttctatCTCAAATCCATACACTTATGATGTGTTTCTGAGTTTCAGAGGCGAGGACACGCGCAATAATTTTACAGGTCATTTGAACAGCGCTTTGCGTCAGAAGGGAATCAGTACCTTCATAGATGATGGGATCGGAAGAGGAGAAAACATATCAGCATCTCTTCTCAGAGCAATTGAAGATTCAAGGATTTCTATAGTCGTATTCTCTGAAAATTATGCCGAGTCCAAGTGGTGCTTGGATGAACTCGAGAAGATCCTTGAGtgtaaaaaatcaaaacaacaaatGGTTAGGCCAATTTTTTACAAGGTGGATCCGTCGGATGTACGAAACCAACGAGGATCTTATGGTGAGGCACTTGCTCAACATGAACGTAAATTCAAGGATGATATTGAGAAGGTGCACAGATGGAGGGAAGCTCTTTCAGAAGCAGCAAACTTGTCTGGGTGGCCTTTCTTGGATGG GCATGAATCTCAATTTATCCATATGATCGTTGAGGAGATTTCTGGTGAAGTGTTACACCAGACATGTTTGGATGTTGCTACATATCCAGTTGGACTAGAGTCTTGCATACAAGAAATGGAAAAGTTCTTAGATGTTGGGGGAGAAGGTGTTAGAATGGTAGGGATATGGGGGACTGGTGGAATAGGCAAGACAACAATTGCGAAAGCTGTTTATAATTCAATTGCCTCGAAGTTTGATGGTGGTTGTTTTTTGGCAAATGTTAGAGAAAATTCAATGACATGTGGAGACGTAGTCCAATTGCAAGAGACTCTTCTAGCTGAAATTCTAAGGGGCAAAGGGTTGAAGGTCTCTAGTGTTGATAGAGGAGTTGAGCTGATAAAGAAGAGGCTGGGCAATAAAAAGGTTCTCTTAATTCTGGATGATGTGGACCAATTggaacagttaaacaaattagcTCGAGGGTCTGATTGGTTTGGATCAGGCAGTAGAATTATCATAACAACAAGAGATAAGCATTTGCTGACTGCTCATCAAGTTCATTTTGTATACGAGGTCAAGGTATTAGATGATCAAAAAGCTCTTGAGTTGTTCAGTTGGAATGCATTCAAAACAAGTCAACCCCCAAATGGTTATGTGGAACTCGCTAGATGTGCAGTACACTATGTTCAAGGCCTCCCATTGGCTCTGATAGTTTTGGGTTCTCATTTGTGTGGCAGAAGTGCAGATCAATGGCTAGGGACAATAGATAGTTACAAAAGAGCTTCTAACAAACAGATACATGAAGTACTTAAAATAAGTTATTCTGGATTGGAAGTTCTTGTGAAAGAAGTTTTCCTTGATATTGCATGTTTCTTTAAAGGGTATGATGTAGCCTACGTAACAGaaattttacaatgttgtgaccTCAACCCTACGATTGGCATTCAACTACTTGTAGAAAAGGCTCTCATAACTATAGATGGAACTCGGATTCTGATGCATGACTTGCTAGAAGAAATGGGTAAAGAAATAGTTCGCCAAGAATCGCCAAATGAACCTGGAAAGCGTAGCAGATTGTGGTTCCACGAGGATGTTTATCGTGTGCTAACTGAAAATACT GGAACAAATACAGTCAAAGGAATTATGGTAAAGGTGCCTGAACCATATAATCAGATCTGCTTGAATGCTAAAAGCTTCTCAAAgatgaaaaatctgaaattctTTCTGAACTGCGATGCCCTCTTTTCTGGCGACTTTGATTATCTCTCCAATGAGTTGAGGTGGCTTGATTGGCCTAAATGTTCGTTACGATCTTTGCCATCAAATTTTCATCCAAAGAAACTCTATAAGCTCGATACGCCCCGAAGCTGCATAACCCGACTATGGGAGGGATTCAAG GCCTTCCCAAATTTGAAACACATGAATTTTCAACGTTGTGAATTCTTAGAGAAAATCCCTGACTTAACCGGAATCCCAAACTTAGTTGCTCTGAATCTGGAGTACTGCACAAGTTTAGTTGAGGTTCATCCTTCCGTTGGATTCCTTGATAAACTTGTTGCGTTGAGACTTAGGAGCTGCTCTAACCTCGTGATATTTCCAAGAAGAATGAGCTTGAAATCTCTAGAAGTTATTGACCTTGGCAATTGCTTCAGGCTTGAGCATTTTCCAGTGATTGTGGGAATGATGGAAACCTTAAGATATATGAATCTAGAAGGCACTGCCATAAAAGAATTACACTCATCAATTGGGTATCTCATTGGGGTTGAAGAGTTGTATTTATCAAACTGCGAGTATCTTACAACTCTGCCATCCAGCATTTATGAGCTGCGAAACCTCAAGGTTCTTGAACTGCGCTGTTGCAAGAAGCTTCAAGAAATTCCAGAGCTTCCACCACACATACGTTGGCTGATTGCGAATGATGGTGAATCATTTGAAGGATTTTCGAAATTTCCTATTTATAAGATACAAACTCTGAatcag GCATCTTATGGTGAGGACTGTGCATCTTATGGTGAGGACTGTGCATACCCTGGGAGTATATGtgaattttcttttgaaattccTGCAACCGTCCAATTGGAGAAGGCGGGATTGGCGCTCTGTGCTGTTTTTGAATTAACACCACATGAATCTATTGCTTGGCGTTTTGGAGTTACTATATCTGTCAGTAACGCGTGCTTAAATCGTAATTATGAGTTTTCTTCTTGTTCGAGAGAGACAACGTCTACTCATCTGTGGATCAAGCATATTCCACTACGTACTGGGATTGAGGCACGGATCTTGGAAACCCAGGCTCGGTTTCGCCCTCATACGTGTAGAGTTCGATTTTACTTCAAGCGAGGCACACAACCAGTTTGGTTGAGAATCTGTAATGCTAGCTTAGTCATAGTATGCGACCAGGATGATTTCGACTACGGCATGGCTGTTGGCGACAATTATCAGCGAGAACAGAAAACCTCACTTTTTATGAAAATCGATAATATTAATGTCGGACATCATCAAGAAGCCATAGTTCTCATGAAACAGGATGATATCAATGTCCATCACGAGAAAGTATGTCCGcagaaaaggaagaaatttgagGAACCAATGCATCCTCGAAAAAAGAAGCATGAGTAG
- the LOC137737215 gene encoding pentatricopeptide repeat-containing protein At3g22670, mitochondrial yields the protein MLRSFQNPNLYSISKTHFKLLHYFLSNHLCTTTEPTQVPESPDLPNWVKFLDTKHPEAASSDEDFVIPSLAKWVEAPMLKDPRKAVKLPIVEIADTDIDIISKVLKNQHPSPENVAQVLSGIVLDLSNGLVERVLRRFSNEWVPAFGFFTWAKTQTSYRHAPEVYNFMVDILGKAEKFDIMWDLVVEMDQIGERYVSLDTMSKVMRRLARAGRYKEAIDAFRGIERFGVSKDVLSLNVLMGALVKERSVELAHEVFLEFKESIPLNVSTFNVLIHGWCKYRNLDIARKTMEEMEKHNFKPDVFSYTSLIEAYCNDKDFRKVAEVLGEMKDKGCEPNAVTYTIIMHALGKAREITKALEIYEKMKMSGCIPDTSFYSSLIFLLGKAGRLKDVQEIVEDMEKQGIKLDVLAYNTLINIASTHSQEEVALKWLKKMEEDSCKPDLKTYAPLLKLFCRKKRMRVLCFLLDHMFKNDIGIEGGTYALLVRGLCMNGKLATACSFFEEMVLKGFAPKDSTYSMLIKELEGKSMQKEKKHIETLMLQARGQEIIGNDSAMSNVEESNAQGPCICVM from the coding sequence ATGCTTCGAAGCTTCCAAAACCCCAATCTCTACTCCATTTCCAAAACCCACTTCAAACTCCTGCATTACTTCTTATCCAATCACTTATGCACCACAACCGAGCCGACCCAAGTACCCGAGTCACCTGACCTTCCGAATTGGGTTAAATTCTTGGACACCAAGCACCCAGAAGCTGCAAGTTCAGACGAAGATTTTGTCATCCCTTCACTTGCCAAGTGGGTTGAAGCCCCGATGCTCAAAGACCCCAGAAAAGCCGTCAAGCTCCCGATTGTCGAGATTGCGGATACCGACATAGACATAATTAgtaaagttttgaaaaaccagCACCCGTCACCAGAAAATGTAGCTCAAGTTCTAAGTGGgattgttttggatttgtcAAACGGTTTGGTGGAACGGGTTTTGAGGAGGTTTAGCAATGAATGGGTTCCGGCTTTCGGGTTTTTCACTTGGGCAAAAACGCAAACAAGTTATAGGCATGCGCCAGAGGTGTACAATTTTATGGTTGACATCTTGGGGAAGGCCGAGAAGTTTGACATTATGTGGGATTTGGTCGTAGAAATGGACCAAATTGGAGAAAGGTATGTTAGTTTGGATACGATGAGTAAGGTGATGAGGAGGCTTGCTAGGGCTGGTAGGTACAAGGAGGCAATCGATGCATTTCGAGGAATCGAGCGATTTGGAGTGAGCAAAGATGTGTTGTCTTTGAACGTTCTGATGGGTGCATTGGTGAAGGAGCGAAGCGTTGAGCTTGCCCACGAAGTTTTCTTGGAGTTTAAGGAATCTATACCTTTGAATGTTAGTACTTTCAATGTTTTGATACATGGGTGGTGCAAATACAGGAACTTGGACATTGCTAGGAAGACAATGGAGGAGATGGAGAAGCACAACTTTAAACCCGATGTTTTCTCGTATACCTCTTTGATTGAAGCTTACTGTAACGACAAGGATTTTCGCAAAGTTGCCGAAGTTCTTGGCGAGATGAAGGACAAGGGTTGTGAGCCAAATGCCGTGACTTATACCATCATAATGCATGCTTTAGGGAAGGCAAGGGAGATAACTAAAGCTTTGGAGATTTACGAGAAGATGAAAATGAGTGGTTGTATTCCAGATACTTCATTTTAtagctcgttgattttcctccTTGGTAAAGCCGGTAGGCTCAAGGATGTTCAGGAAATAGTTGAGGACATGGAAAAGCAAGGTATAAAGCTGGACGTTTTGGCATATAATACCTTGATTAATATAGCGTCTACGCATTCACAGGAAGAGGTTGCTCTCAAATGGCTCAAGAAAATGGAGGAGGATTCGTGCAAGCCGGATCTCAAGACCTATGCTCCGCTGTTGAAGTTATTCTGCAGAAAGAAAAGGATGAGGGTGCTTTGCTTTTTGTTAGATCACATGTTTAAGAACGACATTGGCATTGAAGGTGGAACTTATGCACTCTTGGTACGCGGGCTGTGTATGAACGGTAAACTTGCAACCGCTTGCTCCTTCTTTGAGGAGATGGTATTGAAGGGTTTTGCTCCGAAGGACAGCACATACAGTATGTTGATAAAGGAATTGGAGGGGAAGAGTATgcagaaagagaagaaacataTTGAGACGTTGATGTTGCAGGCAAGAGGGCAAGAGATAATAGGCAACGATTCCGCAATGTCTAATGTTGAAGAGAGTAATGCACAAGGGCCATGTATTTGTGTGATGTAA
- the LOC137737214 gene encoding DExH-box ATP-dependent RNA helicase DExH16, mitochondrial-like, whose protein sequence is MAASLILSRRISSVGVSRTLQGLAGNVRPSCLHLELKVAALINVVDKTKQYSSSSGTTQFDFTDLTSPHTWYPKARSKQRKVILHMGPTNSGKTYNALKRLESSPSGIYCGPLRLLAWEVAKRLNKAKVPCDLITGQERDEVDGAKHKAVTVEMADVTSSYHCAVVDEIQMLSCKTRGFSFTRALLGISADELHLCGDPASVPLIQEILKVTGDHVEVHFYERLSPLVPMKVPLGSFSNIRTGDCIVTFSRHKIYKLKKEIETVGKHLCSVVYGSLPPETRTRQATMFNDASSEFDVLVASDAIGMGLNLNISRIIFSTMMKFDGFEMRELTVPEVKQIAGRAGRYGSKFPVGEVTCLNADDLSLLHSSLESPSPTLESAGLFPTFDLMYMYSRLHPECGLYQILEHFLEHAKLSDNYFIADCEEVLKVAAVIDALPLGLHDKYLFCISPVDMDDEISSQGLTQFAQNYAQKGIVRLREIFTPGSLKVPKTEAALKELESIHKVLDLYVWLSFRLEESFPDRELASTQKSICSMLIEDFLERLGWQKPRSKRLASRTPSTLLLSRKARPYL, encoded by the exons ATGGCGGCATCGTTGATACTCTCCCGAAGAATTTCATCTGTGGGCGTTTCTCGCACTCTCCAGG GTCTAGCAGGTAATGTGCGGCCCTCTTGTCTGCACTTGGAATTGAAGGTCGCGGCTTTGATTAATGTTGTTGATAAAACAAAACAGTATAGCAGCTCCAGTGGTACAACGCAGTTTGATTTTACTGACCTGAC TTCTCCTCATACTTGGTATCCAAAAGCTCGAAGTAAGCAGCGCAAGGTTATCCTGCACATGGGTCCCACAAATAGTGGTAAGACGTACAATGCTCTGAAGCGACTGGAATCAAGTCCATCTG GAATATACTGTGGTCCTCTGAGATTGTTGGCTTGGGAGGTTGCAAAACGGTTGAACAAGGCAAAAGTTCCTTGTGATCTTATTACAGGACAAGAGAGAGACGAGGTTGATGGTGCAAAACACAAGGCTGTGACAGTTGAAATGGCTGATGTAACTTCCAGCTACCATTGTGCTGTTGTTGATGAGATTCAG ATGTTGAGTTGTAAGACAAGGGGCTTTTCCTTCACACGAGCTCTATTAGGAATATCTGCCGATGAACTTCACCTTTGTGGAGATCCAGCTTCTGTTCCTCTTATTCAGGAAATATTAAAAGTGACCGGTGATCATGTTGAG GTTCACTTCTATGAGAGACTTTCGCCTCTTGTTCCAATGAAGGTTCCTCTCGGCTCTTTTTCTAATATAAGGACAGGCGACTGCATTGTAACCTTTTCACGCCATAAAATATACAAATTAAAG AAAGAAATTGAAACTGTGGGAAAGCATCTTTGTTCGGTTGTTTATGGTTCGCTTCCACCGGAGACTCGAACGAGACAG GCAACGATGTTTAATGATGCAAGCAGCGAGTTTGATGTTCTCGTGGCTAGTGATGCCATCGGGATGGGTCTTAATCTGAACATTTCACGGATCATATTCTCAACAATGATGAAATTTGATGGTTTTGAGATGCGGGAGCTCACTGTACCAGAGGTCAAACAAATTGCAG GAAGAGCCGGCAGGTATGGATCAAAATTTCCTGTTGGTGAAGTGACTTGTTTAAATGCAGATGATTTGTCCTTGCTTCATTCATCGCTAGAATCCCCATCTCCGACTCTTGAG AGTGCTGGATTATTTCCTACCTTTGATCTTATGTATATGTATTCACGTTTACACCCAGAATGCGGCCTCTACCAAATTCTG GAACATTTTTTAGAGCATGCCAAATTATCAGACAATTATTTTATTGCTGACTGTGAAGAAGTATTG AAAGTTGCTGCTGTTATTGATGCATTGCCTCTTGGGTTGCATGATAAGTACCTTTTCTGCATAAG CCCAGTTGACATGGATGACGAAATTTCATCCCAGGGTCTTACGCAG TTTGCACAAAATTATGCACAAAAGGGCATTGTTCGGCTCCGGGAAATATTCACACCAGGATCACTTAAGGTACCAAAAACGGAAGCTGCACTCAAGGAGCTTGAATCCATTCACAAG gttttggatttATACGTTTGGTTGAGTTTCCGATTGGAGGAATCATTTCCTGACCGCGAGCTTGCATCTACACAGAAGTCCATCTGCAGCAT GTTGATCGAAGACTTTCTGGAGAGGTTAGGATGGCAGAAGCCGAGAAGCAAGAGATTAGCCTCACGTACTCCCTCAACTTTACTATTGTCCCGGAAAGCCAGACCGTACTTGTGA